A genomic window from Cricetulus griseus strain 17A/GY chromosome 4, alternate assembly CriGri-PICRH-1.0, whole genome shotgun sequence includes:
- the LOC100752270 gene encoding carbonyl reductase [NADPH] 1 — MSSSRRVALVTGANKDIGFAITRELCRKFSGDVVLTARDEDRGKEAVQQLQEEGLSPRFHQLDIDDLQSIRALRDFLLQEYGGLDVLINNAYIAFKNADPTPFHIQAEVTMKTNFFGTQDVCTELLPLIKPQGRVVNISSMVSLRALENCSPELQQKFRSDTITEEELAELMNKFVEATKRGMHEMEGWPNSAYAVSKIGVTVLSRIHARELSQQRRDDKILLNACCPGWVRTDLTGPKAPKSLEEGAETPVYLALLPPDAEGPHGQFVQQKKVEEW; from the exons ATGTCGTCCAGTAGGCGCGTGGCGCTGGTGACCGGGGCTAACAAGGACATCGGCTTCGCCATCACGCGTGAGCTGTGTCGCAAGTTCTCGGGGGACGTGGTGCTCACCGCGCGGGACGAGGACCGGGGCAAGGAGGCTGTGCAGCAGCTGCAGGAAGAGGGCCTGAGTCCCCGCTTCCACCAGCTGGACATCGACGACCTGCAGAGCATCCGTGCCCTGCGCGACTTTCTGCTCCAGGAATATGGGGGGCTCGACGTGCTGATCAATAATGCATACATCGCCTTCAAGA ATGCTGACCCAACTCCCTTCCACATTCAAGCAGAAGtgacaatgaaaacaaacttttttgGTACCCAAGATGTCTGCACCGAGCTACTCCCTCTAATAAAACCCCAAG GCAGAGTGGTGAATATATCAAGTATGGTCAGCCTCAGGGCCCTGGAAAACTGCAGCCCAGAGCTGCAGCAGAAGTTTCGAAGTGACACCATCACAGAGGAGGAGCTGGCGGAACTCATGAACAAGTTTGTGGAAGCCACAAAGAGAGGGATGCATGAGATGGAAGGCTGGCCTAATAGTGCTTATGCAGTGTCCAAGATTGGGGTGACAGTCCTGTCCAGAATCCATGCCCGGGAACTCAGCCAGCAGAGGAGAGATGACAAGATCCTCCTCAATGCCTGTTGCCCAGGGTGGGTGAGAACAGACTTGACAGGACCAAAAGCCCCCAAGAGCCTAGAAGAAGGAGCAGAGACCCCCGTGTACTTGGCCCTTTTGCCCCCAGATGCAGAGGGGCCTCATGGGCAGTTTGTTCAGCAGAAAAAAGTAGAAGAATGGTGA
- the Chcr2 gene encoding carbonyl reductase 2 produces the protein MSSCSRVALVTGANKGIGFAITRDLCSKFSGDVVLTARDEARGKAAVQQLQAEGLSPRFHQLDIDDLQSIRALRDFLLKEYGGLDVLINNAGIAFKNADPTPFHIQAEVTMKTNFFGTQDVCTELLPLIKPQGRVVNVSSMLSLRALKNCSPELQQKFRSDTITEEELVGLMNKFVEDTKRGMHEKEGWPNSAYGVTKIGVTVLSRIHARELSQQRRADKILLNACCPGWVRTDMAGPKATKSPEEGAETPVYLALLPPDAEGPHGQFVQEKKVEQW, from the exons ATGTCGTCCTGCAGCCGCGTGGCGCTGGTGACCGGGGCTAACAAGGGCATCGGCTTCGCCATCACGCGTGACCTGTGTAGCAAGTTCTCGGGGGACGTGGTGCTCACCGCGCGGGACGAGGCGCGGGGCAAGGCGGCTGTGCAGCAGCTGCAGGCAGAGGGCCTGAGTCCCCGCTTCCACCAGCTGGACATCGACGACCTGCAGAGCATCCGCGCCCTGCGCGACTTTCTGCTCAAGGAGTATGGGGGGCTCGACGTGCTGATCAACAATGCGGGCATCGCCTTCAAGA ATGCTGACCCAACTCCCTTCCACATTCAAGCAGAAGtgacaatgaaaacaaacttttttgGTACCCAAGATGTCTGCACCGAGCTACTCCCTCTAATAAAACCCCAAG GCAGAGTGGTGAATGTATCAAGTATGCTCAGCCTCAGGGCCCTGAAAAACTGCAGTCCGGAGCTGCAGCAGAAATTTCGAAGTGACACCATCACAGAGGAGGAGCTGGTGGGGCTCATGAACAAGTTTGTGGAAGACACAAAGAGAGGGATGCATGAGAAGGAAGGCTGGCCTAATAGTGCTTATGGGGTGACCAAGATTGGGGTGACAGTCCTGTCCAGAATCCATGCCCGGGAACTCAGCCAGCAGAGGAGAGCAGACAAGATCCTCCTCAATGCCTGTTGCCCAGGGTGGGTGAGAACAGACATGGCAGGACCAAAAGCCAccaagagtccagaagaaggaGCAGAGACCCCCGTGTACTTGGCCCTTTTGCCCCCAGATGCAGAGGGGCCTCATGGGCAGTTTGTTCAGGAGAAAAAAGTAGAACAATGGTGA